Proteins encoded by one window of Manihot esculenta cultivar AM560-2 chromosome 10, M.esculenta_v8, whole genome shotgun sequence:
- the LOC110624486 gene encoding serine/threonine-protein phosphatase PP1 isozyme 4: MATQGQASMDPAILDDIIKRLTEVRSARPGKQVQLSEAEIKQLCVASRDIFMQQPNLLELEAPIKICGDIHGQYSDLLRLFEYGGFPPEANYLFLGDYVDRGRQSLETICLLLAYKIKYPENFFLLRGNHECASINRIYGFYDECKRRFNVRLWKSFTDCFNCLPVAALVDDKILCMHGGLSPDLTNLDQIRNLPRPTAVPDTGLLCDLLWSDPGRDVKGWGMNDRGVSYTFGPDKVSEFLTKHDLDLVCRAHQVVEDGYEFFAERQLVTIFSAPNYCGEFDNAGAMMTVDENLMCSFQILKPAEKKAKYMMPNKM; encoded by the exons ATGGCAACACAAGGGCAGGCGTCGATGGACCCTGCCATACTGGATGATATCATCAAACGGCTAACGGAGGTCCGATCAGCGAGGCCAGGTAAACAGGTGCAGCTCTCGGAGGCTGAGATCAAGCAGCTCTGTGTAGCTTCTCGAGATATCTTCATGCAACAGCCTAATTTGCTTGAGCTGGAAGCTCCCATTAAGATTTGTG GTGACATTCATGGGCAATATAGTGATTTACTAAGGCTTTTTGAGTATGGAGGTTTTCCTCCTGAAGCTAATTATTTGTTTTTAGGTGATTATGTTGATCGTGGCAGGCAGAGTTTAGAAACAATTTGCCTTTTGCTTGCCTACAAGATTAAATATCCAGAGAACTTTTTTCTTTTGAGAGGAAACCATGAATGTGCATCAATAAATCGGATATATGGATTTTATGATGAATGCAAGCGGCGGTTTAATGTGAGGCTTTGGAAATCCTTTACTGACTGCTTCAACTGCCTTCCTGTAGCGGCTCTTGTAGATGACAAAATATTGTGTATGCATGGGGGGCTTTCCCCTGATTTGACAAACTTGGATCAAATTAGAAATTTACCTCGACCAACTGCAGTTCCAGATACTGGTTTACTATGTGATTTGCTCTGGTCAGATCCTGGTAGAGATGTTAAGGGATGGGGGATGAATGACAGAGGAGTTTCATATACCTTTGGTCCTGATAAGGTGTCAGAATTCCTGACAAAGCATGATTTAGACCTTGTCTGTCGTGCACATCAG GTTGTGGAGGATGGGTATGAATTCTTTGCAGAAAGGCAGCTCGTCACTATTTTTTCAGCGCCCAACTATTGTGGTGAATTCGATAATGCTGGTGCTATGATGACTGTAGATGAAAATCTGATGTGCTCCTTTCAAATTTTGAAGCCTGCTGAGAAAAAAGCTAAATATATGATGCCAAATAAAATGTGA
- the LOC110624485 gene encoding protein NEDD1, protein MMNLADPSMGLLAASGGDTIKLFDVSGEPGDPCILSYTPSPGCLVNSVKWNHTNLVVASAGEDKKISLWRKNGQSMGTIPVAGTDSGDNIEESILAISFSNKGSRYMCSGGSGQVVRIWDLQRKRCIKWLRGHTSTITGALYNCKDEHLASISLSGDLILHNLASGARATELKDPHEQVLRVLDYSRISRHLLVTAGDDGSVHLWDTTGRSPKISWLKQHSAPTAGIGFSPSNDKLIASVGLDKKLYTYDSGSRRPSSCISYEAPFSSLAFREDGWILAAGTSSGRVVFYDVRGKPQPFTVLRAYGSSEAVTSLCWQRSKPVVVNESTCTAETALLGGAVEDSVLMPDPLPSVTSSSVSLSTAVSSSRNLGRSGLSVEASSLPSTSSETALSMPSFAEETPHRSHLWPSGKLSRLHAPRTSYNFKDDMEVFSPLVDVQPITPSLSKLWDDHAAMKQDNISIDKKSSSLLFPSAGRRFPFPEDGTNDHPIFDWKASSTSKQEETRSSFSLLGGSTPAPSSKSEDSSITPPEAWGGEKLSDKLTHLRQPLNLPSRFGMLTSGVLHDLPSSASTSQTIINSLTNSNTSFSNLRPRDVSSTQESSSGFSELISSSSITQSLSTKSIIGQTNLDVPGSGSLTLPRRFSTYAERISTASSLSDGNSISVGSPKIKKTGAETREELLSSLLSRSDTSAVTEQGILPAVNGGISQPNKALQLDSQQGNSFTLQLFQRTLEETLDSFQKSIHEDMRNLHIEILRQFHMQEMEFSSVMSSILENQAELMKEIKSLRKENQELRQLL, encoded by the exons ATGATGAATTTGGCGGATCCATCAATGGGGCTACTGGCGGCGAGCGGAGGCGACACTATTAAACTTTTTGATGTTTCGGGGGAACCGGGAGATCCCTGCATCTTGAGCTATACTCCGTCTCCGGGGTGCCTGGTCAACTCAGTCAAGTGGAACCACACTA ATTTGGTTGTGGCTAGTGCTGGAGAAGATAAGAAGATCTCCCTCTGGAGGAAAAATGGGCAGAGCATGGGAACTATTCCAGTTGCTGGGACAGATAGTGGAGACAACATTGAG GAATCTATATTGGCTATTAGCTTTAGTAACAAGGGATCCAGATACATGTGCTCTGGGGGAAGTGGTCAAGTAGTAAGAATCTGGGATCTACAAAGGAAGCGCTGTATTAAATGGTTGAGGGGTCACACCAGTACAATAACTGGTGCTTTATACAATTGCAAAGACGAGCATTTGGCTTCAATCAGTCTAAGTGGGGATCTTATCCTTCACAATCTTGCATCTGGTGCAAGGGCGACAGAACTCAAGGATCCTCATGAACAG GTACTGCGGGTGCTAGACTATTCCCGTATTAGCCGCCACCTTTTGGTGACCGCAGGGGATGATGGCTCAGTACATTTGTGGGATACAACTGGTCGCAGCCCAAAG ATTTCTTGGTTGAAGCAACATTCTGCTCCAACTGCTGGTATTGGCTTCTCACCATCAAATGATAAG CTAATAGCTAGTGTTGGActggataaaaaattatacactTATGATTCTGGGTCTAGGAGACCATCATCTTGCATATCTTACGAGGCACCTTTCTCTTCATTGGCATTCAGAGAGGATGGCTGGATTCTGGCTGCTGGAACTAGCAGTGGTCGAGTGGTGTTCTATGATGTTCGTGGAAAACCACAGCCTTTTACTGTTCTTCGTGCTTATGGCAGTTCAGAG GCTGTTACAAGTTTGTGCTGGCAAAGATCAAAACCAGTTGTTGTAAATGAGAGCACCTGCACTGCTGAGACAGCTCTTCTGGGAGGTGCTGTTGAAGATTCCGTTCTTATGCCTGATCCTCTTCCCTCTGTAACATCATCAAGTGTTTCACTATCTACAGCAGTGTCGAGTTCTCGTAATCTTGGTCGTTCTGGTCTTTCTGTGGAAGCATCATCTCTTCCATCAACTAGTAGTGAAACTGCATTGAGTATGCCTTCTTTTGCAGAGGAAACACCACATCGAAGCCATCTGTGGCCAAGCGGAAAGCTTTCAAGATTACATGCTCCTCGTACAAGTTATAATTTTAAGGATGACATGGAAGTGTTTTCCCCTCTTGTTGATGTCCAGCCTATCACACCTTCACTTTCTAAGCTCTGGGATGATCACGCAGCAATGAAACAAGATAATATATCAATTGATAAGAAGTCCTCATCTTTGTTGTTTCCTTCAGCTGGTAGAAGATTTCCTTTTCCAGAGGATGGGACAAATGATCATCCGATATTCGATTGGAAAGCCAGTTCAACTTCCAAACAG GAGGAGACCAGATCTTCTTTTTCACTATTGGGGGGATCTACTCCTGCTCCATCTTCAAAAAGTGAGGATTCCTCCATCACTCCTCCAGAAGCTTGGGGTGGAGAGAAACTATCTGACAAACTTACCCACTTACGACAGCCACTCAATTTGCCTTCTCGTTTTGGGATGTTGACTTCTGGGGTCTTGCATGATCTTCCTTCTTCGGCTTCAACGAGTCAGACAATTATTAACTCTTTGACAAATTCAAACACAAGTTTTTCAAATCTGCGCCCAAGAGATGTTTCTTCAACTCAGGAAAGTTCATCAGGATTTTCAGAACTCATTTCCTCTAGTTCCATAACTCAATCTCTGAGTACAAAAAGCATCATTGGACAAACCAACCTTGATGTTCCAGGATCAGGCTCTTTGACTCTTCCTCGTAGATTTTCAACTTATGCTGAGAGAATAAGCACAGCTTCTTCCTTAAGTGATGGGAATTCAATTTCAGTGGGTTCTCCTAAAATTAAGAAAACAGGTGCTGAAACCAGGGAAGAGCTTTTGAGTAGCTTGTTATCAAGGTCTGACACATCGGCTGTGACAGAACAAGGGATTCTTCCAGCAGTAAAT GGAGGAATCTCACAACCAAATAAAGCCCTTCAGCTTGATTCACAGCAGGGAAATTCCTTCACGCTCCAGCTTTTTCAACGTACTCTTGAAGAAACTCTTGATTCTTTCCAGAAATCCATCCATGAAGACATGAGGAACCTTCACATTGAAATTCTAAGACAATTCCATATGCAGGAG ATGGAATTTTCTAGTGTTATGAGCTCAATTCTGGAAAATCAGGCAGAGCTGATGAAGGAAATCAAGTCGCTTCGGAAAGAAAACCAGGAGCTTCGCCAATTACTTTGA
- the LOC110624964 gene encoding putative disease resistance protein At1g50180, whose protein sequence is MAEVVVALVVQRIADLLTQELTFLRDVKEDVESLQGVLRRIQSFLKDADCKQYQDERVRNWVAEIRGVAYDAEDVIESYILKIATRRVEGARGITKKVSSIFIKVPRLRVIKSRIESIRNKIEAISASMQTFDIKLDAERAVPGSASEMQQRLRRSYPHDEDDVISFHAIRRDINAQLMMAAERRQVVSIVGMGGLGKTTLAKNIYNDINVKQHFDCCAWVFISQQYTPRDLLVRIWIDVASTTDKSKLEAITEEKLFASTNIESMKEEQSLKSMLERMEEEDLVKKLYKVLEQKRYLVVLDDIWNTEAWDCLKRAFPNGKKGSKILFTTRNKSLASYADPSITPMEPPFLTNNEAWELLRRKAFPVEQSCPRDLEILGREMVKKCGGLPLAVGVLGGILATKKSLNEWKTVQKNVNAHFAMLERKNQYGGVYGILAMSYHDLPYHLKPCFLYLSQFPEDWEFHKRTLIRMWIAEGFIAQSQDSANQTMEDVAEIYLEELVSRCMVQETERDHTGIHVKICRIHSLMRDTCISKAGDEHFAGGIEHRDEFATNTKSRFLKSATSQPRRIAVHPRIDGDNAGKRFYVPLVKCGDPHLRSLHYFVDQDKYRMTRGQEIYILSHFRLLRILNLENIYLSKYHVPGDIGNLIHLRYLGLRNTGLWVTTKYLFVVSTSLPPSIGNLKSLYTLDVRKNSLETLPDVLWKLENLRHLLVEPEVDGQLRLDTLTHLETLKWVRAKNLIANNALCKLTNVRNLGIYFKETQEVDVVLKSRIFEQGRLSSLKMSISEEGSFPNLESLSRCDHLTKLELQGKILEDPEESLRHNLKFLPESLTKLTLSHSLLKQDPMCILGNKLHNLRFLFLHTLSYEGSELVCSANGFPRLEILTIEELELEEWQIEEGAMPCLRTLKIKALDKLRMIPEGFKFLVSLQELKIIDMAAFAKRVQVIDGVEGEDFDKVQHIGIHVI, encoded by the coding sequence ATGGCAGAGGTTGTCGTTGCTTTAGTTGTCCAAAGAATCGCCGACTTGCTTACTCAAGAATTAACTTTTCTGAGAGATGTGAAGGAAGATGTTGAGAGTCTGCAAGGAGTACTGAGACGGATCCAGTCTTTCTTGAAGGATGCAGACTGCAAGCAATATCAAGATGAGCGTGTTCGGAACTGGGTTGCTGAAATCAGAGGCGTAGCTTATGATGCTGAGGATGTAATAGAATCCTATATTCTTAAGATTGCAACACGTAGAGTAGAAGGAGCACGTGGAATCACCAAGAAGGTTAGCTCTATTTTCATAAAAGTTCCTCGTCTCCGTGTGATCAAGAGCCGGATCGAATCCATCCGAAACAAGATTGAGGCAATTTCTGCTAGTATGCAGACTTTTGACATCAAACTTGATGCTGAAAGAGCGGTTCCAGGTTCTGCAAGTGAGATGCAACAACGACTGAGAAGATCCTATCCACATGATGAGGACGACGTGATCAGCTTTCACGCAATCAGGAGGGATATTAACGCTCAGTTGATGATGGCAGCAGAGCGACGCCAGGTTGTTTCCATAGTAGGAATGGGGGGACTTGGTAAAACAACTCTTGCCAAGAACATATACAATGACATTAATGTGAAGCAACACTTTGATTGTTGTGCTTGGGTCTTCATATCTCAACAATACACTCCAAGAGATCTGTTAGTAAGAATCTGGATTGATGTTGCGTCTACTACAGATAAGTCAAAGTTGGAAGCAATAACGGAGGAAAAGCTTTTTGCATCTACTAATATAGAGTCCATGAAAGAGGAACAATCGCTGAAATCCATGTTGGAAAGGATGGAAGAGGAGGATTTGGTTAAAAAGCTCTATAAAGTGTTAGAGCAAAAGCGATACTTGGTGGTGCTCGATGATATTTGGAATACTGAAGCATGGGATTGTTTAAAACGAGCTTTCCCAAATGGGAAGAAAGGAAGCAAAATTTTGTTCACAACCCGTAACAAAAGCCTTGCTTCTTATGCTGATCCGTCGATAACTCCAATGGAACCGCCATTTTTGACAAATAATGAAGCATGGGAGCTTCTCAGGAGAAAAGCATTTCCCGTCGAGCAGAGTTGCCCACGAGATCTTGAGATTTTGGGGAGGGAAATGGTGAAAAAATGTGGAGGATTGCCCTTAGCTGTTGGTGTACTTGGTGGGATATTGGCAACAAAAAAATCTTTGAATGAGTGGAAGACAGTTCAGAAAAACGTTAATGCACACTTTGCTATGTTGGAACGAAAAAATCAATATGGAGGAGTGTATGGGATATTAGCTATGAGCTACCATGATTTGCCTTATCACTTGAAGCCATGCTTCCTCTATCTTTCCCAATTTCCAGAGGATTGGGAGTTTCACAAGAGGACACTAATTCGAATGTGGATTGCTGAAGGCTTTATAGCACAATCGCAGGATTCAGCAAACCAAACAATGGAAGATGTGGCTGAAATATATTTGGAAGAGCTTGTAAGCAGGTGCATGGTTCAAGAAACTGAAAGGGACCACACTGGAATTCATGTCAAAATTTGCCGCATCCATAGTCTGATGCGAGATACCTGTATATCAAAGGCAGGAGATGAGCATTTCGCTGGAGGCATTGAACACCGAGACGAGTTTGCAACAAACACTAAATCTCGCTTTTTGAAGTCCGCAACGAGCCAGCCACGAAGAATTGCTGTTCATCCTCGTATCGATGGAGACAATGCTGGTAAGAGATTCTATGTGCCGTTGGTAAAATGTGGTGATCCACATCTTCGTTCCCTTCATTACTTTGTTGATCAAGACAAATATCGTATGACTAGGGGGCAAGAAATTTACATTCTCAGCCATTTTCGACTGCTTAGAATCTTAAATCTTGAGAATATATATCTGAGCAAATATCATGTACCTGGAGATATTGGCAATTTGATTCACTTAAGATATCTTGGATTGAGAAATACTGGATTATGGGTAACAACGAAGTATCTGTTTGTGGTCTCCACTTCTTTACCACCATCCATAGGTAACTTGAAGAGTTTGTACACCCTTGACGTACGAAAAAATTCTTTGGAAACCTTACCTGATGTGCTGTGGAAATTAGAAAATTTGAGACATTTGTTAGTAGAGCCTGAAGTTGATGGGCAATTGCGGCTGGATACATTAACACACTTGGAGACTTTGAAGTGGGTACGAGCTAAGAATCTAATTGCAAACAATGCATTGTGCAAATTGACTAATGTTCGAAATTTAGGAATATATTTCAAAGAAACACAGGAAGTGGATGTTGTCCTAAAATCTCGCATTTTTGAACAAGGCCGTCTTAGTAGCTTGAAGATGTCGATCTCAGAAGAGGGTTCATTTCCAAATTTGGAATCACTTTCACGTTGTGATCATCTTACGAAACTAGAGTTACAAGGAAAAATACTAGAAGATCCCGAAGAATCACTCCGTCACAATCTGAAATTCCTGCCAGAAAGCCTCACCAAGTTAACTTTGTCTCATTCTCTGTTAAAGCAAGATCCAATGTGTATTCTGGGAAATAAGTTGCATAATTTGAGGTTTCTGTTCCTGCATACATTATCTTACGAGGGTTCTGAACTTGTGTGCTCTGCGAATGGATTTCCGAGACTTGAGATTCTTACAATTGAAGAGTTAGAATTAGAAGAATGGCAAATAGAGGAAGGTGCAATGCCCTGTCTCAGGACTTTAAAAATAAAGGCTCTAGATAAACTGAGGATGATTCCAGAAGGTTTCAAGTTCCTCGTTAGCCTCCAAGAATTGAAAATCATCGACATGGCAGCATTTGCAAAGAGGGTTCAAGTGATTGATGGAGTAGAAGGAGAGGATTTTGACAAGGTGCAGCACATAGGCATCCATGTCATTTGA
- the LOC110624869 gene encoding probable disease resistance protein RF9, giving the protein MAEAVVSEAIQRIADLLIQEAVFLHGVRGELERLQAELKRMKCFLKDADRHHHEDERVRNWVAEIRDLAYDSEDVIDTFLLKVARGRGEGVRGFINKAFFMFTKASYLHSIGTQITSIGSKIEDINKSMQTYGIQLVEGEGSNYERQQRYRRPDPHVEEEYVNCLEAVISDLKARLMMEEEQVRVVSIVGMGGLGKTTLAKKIYNDVDVKQNFDFHSWIFISQQFSVKEVVVRILMDAASNEDKAKLLEDMKGGQPLKSKVGKMKEDEEFKCLLERMKEEDLIRTLHSTLIEKRYFVVLDDIWTTEAWDYLKRAFPNGKRGSKVLITTRNTVVASHADPQSSVVEPPLLKDDEGWELLKRKTFPRPPEFEKLGREMVKKCKGLPLAIVVLGGLLATKKSLTEWNSVHENIIAHFIKWEQHHQYGGVYGILGLSYDDLPFHLKPCFLYLSQFPEDWEFRKRELIRMWIAEGFILQPSIGGEEETMEDVGEEYLEELTSRCMVQVSERDHTGIGVKSCRLHDLIRDMCISKARSENFLGVIQHAEDAKANSSSSTLQLTSNNKWRRVAIHPRIFGKDGRKTDFYVPSLKSGDLYLRSLFYLIEPAIRKILKSGDLYLRSPFYLIEPDMRKIYGRGSVYNMTRQQARFIFENFRMLRVLKIDYIWQYDRCLPGEVGYLIHLRYLGLVGGGMTDGVKCRCVAALPSSIGNLRSLYTLDLRRNGVIILPAAVSKLECLRHLLLDGELIWQFRLDKLRHLETLKVVSAKHLIKRDTIQKLTNLRSLAVEFKTTEEVMAVIGSPIFGLGRLRSLKMRMRADIPFPNLEPLSGLHQLTKLELCGAIPEDPYSLEHLPKSLAKLILFNSKLKRDPMGILEKLSNLRVLELYYHSYEGSKMVCSAHGFPQLETLRVVDLNALELLIEEGAMPRLKNSVIQSRNTIVDSYKVHITLPANYI; this is encoded by the coding sequence ATGGCCGAGGCTGTTGTTTCTGAGGCTATTCAAAGAATTGCTGATTTGCTCATACAAGAAGCAGTTTTTCTGCATGGTGTGCGGGGTGAACTTGAACGATTGCAAGCTGAACTCAAGCGAATGAAATGCTTCTTGAAAGATGCCGACCGTCATCATCATGAAGATGAGCGAGTGCGCAACTGGGTAGCTGAAATCAGAGACCTCGCTTATGATTCTGAGGATGTCATCGATACCTTTCTTCTTAAAGTTGCAAGGGGTAGAGGAGAAGGTGTACGCGGGTTCATTAACAAGGCTTTTTTCATGTTCACTAAGGCTTCCTATCTCCACAGTATAGGAACCCAGATCACATCTATCGGATCTAAGATTGAAGATATAAACAAAAGTATGCAGACCTACGGCATCCAACTTGTTGAGGGAGAAGGATCTAATTATGAGAGACAACAACGATACAGAAGACCGGATCCACATGTTGAGGAAGAGTATGTCAATTGTTTGGAGGCTGTAATAAGTGATCTTAAAGCTCGTTTGATGATGGAGGAAGAGCAAGTGCGTGTTGTTTCCATAGTGGGGATGGGAGGGCTGGGCAAAACCACTCTTGCCAAGAAGATATACAATGACGTTGATGTGAAGCAAAACTTCGACTTCCATTCTTGGATCTTCATATCTCAGCAATTCTCTGTCAAGGAAGTTGTCGTTCGAATCCTTATGGATGCTGCATCCAACGAAGATAAAGCAAAGTTATTGGAGGATATGAAAGGGGGACAACCACTTAAATCCAAGGTGGGAAAGATGAAGGAAGATGAAGAATTCAAGTGTTTGTTGGAAAGGATGAAAGAGGAAGATCTGATTAGAACACTTCATAGTACGTTAATAGAGAAGCGTTACTTTGTGGTTCTTGATGATATTTGGACAACTGAGGCCTGGGATTATTTGAAACGTGCTTTTCCAAATGGTAAGAGAGGAAGCAAAGTTTTAATTACCACCCGAAACACTGTGGTCGCTTCTCATGCTGATCCACAGAGCTCAGTGGTGGAACCACCACTGTTGAAGGACGACGAAGGCTGGGAACTTCTTAAAAGGAAAACATTCCCTCGCCCACCAGAATTTGAGAAATTAGGAAGGGAAATGGTGAAAAAATGCAAAGGATTGCCATTAGCAATTGTTGTACTTGGAGGCCTATTGGCAACTAAGAAGTCATTAACGGAGTGGAATAGTGTGCATGAAAATATTATTGCACACTTTATCAAGTGGGAACAACATCATCAATATGGAGGAGTGTATGGGATATTAGGTTTGAGCTACGATGACTTGCCTTTCCATTTGAAGCCATGCTTTCTCTATCTTTCTCAATTTCCAGAGGACTGGGAGTTTCGGAAAAGGGAATTGATTCGAATGTGGATTGCCGAAGGCTTTATATTGCAACCATCAATAGGTGGAGAAGAAGAGACGATGGAAGATGTGGGTGAAGAATATTTGGAAGAGCTGACAAGTAGGTGTATGGTTCAAGTAAGCGAAAGAGATCACACTGGAATAGGTGTGAAAAGTTGCAGACTTCATGATCTGATACGTGATATGTGTATTTCAAAGGCAAGGAGTGAGAATTTCCTTGGAGTTATACAGCACGCAGAGGACGCAAAGGCAAATAGTAGTTCATCCACTCTGCAGTTGACATCAAATAATAAGTGGCGTAGAGTTGCTATTCATCCTCGCATTTTCGGGAAAGATGGACGCAAAACGGACTTCTATGTGCCTTCACTAAAAAGTGGTGATTTGTATCTCCGGTCTCTTTTCTATTTGATTGAACCTGCTATCAGAAAGATACTAAAAAGTGGTGATTTGTATCTCCGGTCTCCTTTCTATTTGATTGAACCTGATATGAGAAAGATCTATGGTCGTGGAAGTGTGTACAATATGACAAGGCAGCAAGCAAGGTTCATTTTTGAGAATTTCAGAATGCTAAgagttttaaaaattgattatatatgGCAATATGATCGTTGCCTACCTGGGGAAGTTGGTTATTTGATTCATTTGAGATATCTGGGATTAGTCGGTGGTGGAATGACTGATGGAGTTAAGTGTAGGTGCGTGGCGGCATTACCATCGTCCATAGGTAATCTGAGGAGTTTATATACTCTTGATCTACGACGGAATGGTGTAATTATATTACCCGCTGCAGTGTCGAAATTAGAATGCTTGAGACATCTATTATTGGATGGGGAATTGATATGGCAGTTTAGATTGGATAAATTAAGGCACTTGGAGACTTTGAAGGTGGTATCTGCAAAGCATCTAATTAAAAGAGATACAATACAGAAGTTGACCAATCTCCGAAGTTTAGCAGTAGAATTCAAGACAACGGAGGAAGTTATGGCTGTGATAGGATCTCCCATTTTTGGATTAGGCCGTCTCCGTTCCTTGAAAATGCGAATGCGAGCGGATATTCCATTTCCTAATTTGGAACCACTTTCTGGTCTTCATCAACTTACAAAACTGGAATTATGCGGAGCTATACCAGAAGATCCATATTCCCTGGAACACCTACCAAAAAGCCTTGCCAAGTTAATTTTGTTTAATTCTAAATTGAAGCGGGATCCGATGGGCATTTTGGAGAAGCTGTCTAATCTGAGAGTTCTGGAGTTGTACTATCATTCATACGAGGGGTCTAAAATGGTCTGCTCTGCCCATGGGTTTCCTCAACTTGAGACTCTTCGTGTTGTTGATTTAAATGCCTTAGAATTGTTAATAGAAGAAGGTGCTATGCCACGACTCAAGAATTCAGTAATACAATCCAGAAATACAATCGTTGACTCGTATAAGGTGCACATTACCCTTCCAGCCAATTATATTTAA